From Nocardia sp. NBC_00416:
CGGCCCGTGGTGCGAAGGCCACGGCGTTCGCGCCGCCGCCCGAGCCCCACTCCACCACGGTCGACATCGACGGAGTCCGGTCGAGGACGCGCGCCAGCTTGTCGAACAACGCCAAGTGTGCGGCGCCGACCTCTTCCCACTGGCCGGGAATCCCATCGGACCAATGGGAATTGTTCTCCCAGGCTCGCTGGTCCGGATCACCCCAGTATGCTGCCGCCTCCGCAATCACCTGCTGCTCGGAGTGCTGCGGTCCCACCCGATCCAGTGTTTCTCGCACTCGCCGGCGCAGACGGCGCGTCACGGTTTCCGCTCGGTTTTCCACCGGGCCTCCAATTCGTCTTTTGCGGCGAAGGTGGCGGGCCGGCAGTCCGGCCCGTGCCCTGCATCGCCGGACCCGGTAGACAGCATAAGGAAAAGTATCCCATTGCACACTTGACGGAATAGGGCCTCGCAGCGCGCAGTATTCAGAAAGCATCGCAAATACGCCAAATGCCGCAAATCCAGCATCGTGCGGTAACCGTCGTCTGTCCCGGGCCGCGGCGGATCTGCTGAAACTGCTCGACGATATCCGGACGCACTCCGATATCCCGGCGCAATCGGGCACGGGCGGTCCCGGGTACGTGGCCTGTGATCTTGTGTGCTTTTGCTCGAATCCGGTCGGCGGGTTTGCGCGGCGTTCTGTGGCCGCACAGGAGGCGGGCGATGAGGTTCTTTATTTCGGTCGAGCTTCTTGTGTGGTGGGTTGGGTCCGGACGTAGGAATGCGTAGTTCGCGCAGTATCCGTGCCGTTGTTGTGGCATGGGTCCATCGATCATTTCGATGTTGAACGCGCCGGGGGTGTCCGGTTCGCGCAGGATGGTTCTGCGGATGTTGTCCTGTGCGATGAGTGCCGACCGGCCGCGGTCGAAGCGCTGGTGGATCGTCTTGCCGACCCGAGTGGACCGCCCACCGACTCAAATGACAGGAATATCTGACATCTCAGCTATCTGTGTGTATTGTTCGTCTTATGAGCTCAGACGATGTGGAACAGGGCTTCGCCGACGCGGTAGGCCGGCACTTCGCGCGTCAGAACGGCCTGCCGCCGGTTACCGGCCGGGTAGTCGGGTGGTTGCTGGTCTGCGATCCGGCGCAGCAAACCATCGCCGAGGTCGGTCAGGGGCTACGCGCCAGCCGTAGTGCTATTGCCGGTGCCGTTGCGCAACTCGAGGGTTGGGGGTGGATTCAGCGCACCCGGGCAGCCGGGGAACGAGTCGACCGAGTAGAACTCGATCCGGCGATCTGGGTTCGGCTTCTGGACAAAACCGAGGAGTACACCTCCCTGCGCACGCTCGCCCAGCGCGGACTCGAACTACTCGAAGATGCACCGGACACCCGCCGGTCTCGTCTGAGCGAGGCCGCGGACTTTGCCGATTTCCTCGCCGAGCGGATGCCTGTCATCGCCGCTGAATGGCGCGCTCGCCGTACCGAACTCGGGACATCAGGCGAATAGGTCGACAACGTAGGAACGGCCGGACTCAGGCCACCCATATCTTCATTGCTTCCAACGTGCCCGTACAGCGGGTGCGCGATCACTCCTGCCCGGAATCGGTCGCCTGTCGCTCAGATCAATCACCGAATCGAGGATCAATCTCATGAGTTTTCCCACCGAGTTCTGGAAGCGTCGGCTCGACGAACTGCGTGCCGAATATCACGTGCCCGGAGCCTCTCTGGCCGTGCTGGCCGACGGCACCCTGCACGAACTGGCCAGCGGAGTGCTGAACACGGCGACAGGTGTGGAGGTCACGCCGGATTCGGTATTTCTTTCCGGTTCGACTGCGAAGATCTACACGGCGGTTCTGATCATGCAGCTGGTCGATGCCGGAAAACTGGGGCTCGACGCCCCAGTGGTGGATGTACTACCCGAATTCGCCACCCCCGACCCGGAAGCGACTCGGCGGATCACCGTTCGTCACCTGCTCAGTCATACCGGTGGCGTCACCAACGATTTCAACTACGATTCGGGTCGCGGTGACGATTGTCTCGCCCGGTATGTCGAAGCCGCCCGCAGCGT
This genomic window contains:
- a CDS encoding class I SAM-dependent methyltransferase, which gives rise to MLSEYCALRGPIPSSVQWDTFPYAVYRVRRCRARAGLPARHLRRKRRIGGPVENRAETVTRRLRRRVRETLDRVGPQHSEQQVIAEAAAYWGDPDQRAWENNSHWSDGIPGQWEEVGAAHLALFDKLARVLDRTPSMSTVVEWGSGGGANAVAFAPRADRFVAVDVVAASLDECARHTKAVCETAFEQVLIEVENPEAAVERIGAGSCELFLCLYVMEVLPSQDYTRRLLAIARELLAPSGVMFVQIKYRDSDDRTPHKRNYARNLASQNILPIDQFWCIAVESGFEPQVVSLVPENDLDRNYAYFLLTPSAS
- a CDS encoding GbsR/MarR family transcriptional regulator gives rise to the protein MSSDDVEQGFADAVGRHFARQNGLPPVTGRVVGWLLVCDPAQQTIAEVGQGLRASRSAIAGAVAQLEGWGWIQRTRAAGERVDRVELDPAIWVRLLDKTEEYTSLRTLAQRGLELLEDAPDTRRSRLSEAADFADFLAERMPVIAAEWRARRTELGTSGE